The genomic DNA AATTTTGCAATATTGTAATTTTTGGGTACTGAATCCTCTTGCATGTAATATGAATATCCCGATATGGCGAAATTTCTTCCCATCTCTTTGTATTTTACATCATATAATTTGAGATAATCGGGAGTAAGTACCATATCCGAATCCACAGATACTATTATTTCTCCTTGTGCCTTAGCTATACCTTTATTTCGAGGTTTTGAAAAACCTGATTTCTCAGGATTACGGTGATGGACGATATTAAAGGAGAAATGCAGAGACTGAAGTTCATCCTCAACAATATAATCGCTTCCATCATCAACTATTATTACTTCAAAATCCTTGAATGTTTGATTTTCAATGGAGTATAATGTATTTTTTAATAACTCAAGTCTATTATTAGTTATTATTATTATGGAAAATCTCATATTCTAATAATTTAAAAAAATTAAACACTTATAATTTAGACTAACTTGAAATTAAAGTTGTTGTAAACTTTATTTTTTCGCTCTTACATAGTGTTTGTGTGATATTTCTACCTGAAACTGCGCATTGGCAAATTCCACCTCCCTGGTTTGTCCATTGGCTTATTAGATAAAAATTATCAAGCCCAGGAAGTGTTTTTGGGAATTGGGTTAATATCACCTGTGGGGTTGGATACCATCCTTCAAAGCTCCCTTTCCAATTGTTTGTATAACGTTTAACGGTCACTGGTGTAGAGATGTCAACCATTTTAACATTAGCTTTTATATTTCCATAATAATCATCTAAAATATCTAAAACAATATCACTTACTCTTGTTTTTTCCTTATTATACTTTTCTCTATCATTTTGATATAAATTATTCCAATATTCGTAATTATCTGTTCCAACAGATACCGATATGGTTGTATTCTCTTCACCATTAAGGGTAGGGTCGAAATTAAATACTCTCACCATAATTGAGTTACATTCCGTTTTATCATCTACAGTGAAGGGTTTCTTTGCAAAAATCTGTGTCATATTTATTTCTTCTGTTACGATTTTTCTTGAAACTCCATATGCAATAAATACATGTGACGGGAATAGTTGGAATTCTCTATAAAATTTATCGATTTTCTCATCTGTGTATTTTCCTTCAAGCATATTATAAATTGTATCGTAACCATCGCCACATGAGATTACAATATCAGCATTTATTTCTGTTCCATTTGCCAGTATAATACCATATGCCTTATTGTCCTTTACTAATATTTTATTTACGCGAGATTTATAATAAATTTTACCTTCAAGTTCAGTAAACCGCTTTTCGAGTAAATTTGAGATGTTTTGTGAGCCACCAATTGGATAACCAGCGCATCTTTTATCAATCCAACCTAATGTAATTGCAAGAAATAGGATTGAACTGTCGGGAAGGAAAAAACTCATTAAGGTTTTTTTCAGTAGAGGGTTTTTACATTGATCAGCAAAATTACGAATTGTTTTTCCCCCGTATTTTGTCATGAGCACAGCGAAAGGAGCCAACTTCAAAAACATAATTGTTTTTTCAAAAAAGGAAAGTAGATTTGGGGCTTTTAATACTTCAAAGTCAAGTTTTTTACACTTTCTGGCAAAATAAATTATTTTGTTGATGACTTCAATATCTTCAGGCGCTTTTTCAAGTAGTTCTTTCTCTAGCTTATCGATATTTGAATAGATATTGATGAAGTTTTTGTTTTCATCGCTAACTTTAAGAAATACATCATGATCCACAAACTTTAGTTTATCCATTGGTAGCAGTTCCTGCCACACTTTGTAGTAATCTACAACGTTGCGCGATCCAACAAACCAATGTACACAGAGATCAACTAAGTAGTTTTTTCTTTTCCAGGTTGTACAAACTCCGCCTGGTATATCGTGAAGTTCGTAAATTTCAGTATCAAATCCATTCATTTGAAGGTACGAACCAGTGCTCAGTCCAGATATTCCTCCACCTATAATAATTACTTTCTTTTTCATTAAATTCTTTTTTTAAGGTGATGCATATAATTTGTTTAATCAACTTCAAGATGTAATGCGGTAAAAATCATTTCGTTTGAGATGTAATATAGACCAGCAAATGTGGCATTATAATAAAATTGCTTGTCCAATTGTTTATAGAGTCTTATTGAAAAGGTGTTGTCATCCAATATCGAACAACATACATCTTTGAAAAAAAGCATCTTTTGTGTAATTTGAAATTGCAATTTGTAGAAAGCTTCTTTGGCACTAAAAAGAATTGTGGCTTTTTCCATTTGCTCTTGTTCCGAGTATTTTTTCAGAAATAATAATTCTTCGTTTGTGCATAAGGTGTTAAAATATCGACTTTTCATTTTGCTTATATGCTCAATATCAATGCCAATGCTTTTATATTTAAAATTTAAGCCTAAAACAACTGCACAATAGCTGCTTGTATGAGCAATACTGCCTTTTACTGTTGATGGGAATAAAGGTAATTTATGCTCATTGAAAAGAATCGGAAAATTATAGATCTGCAAATTTTTAAGAGCCCTTCTTGCGCAAATTCTTCCTGTGATAAATTCGTTTTGTCTTTTTGTTGATTCCCCTGAAATCAAATCACTCTCTTTAGGGTGAATTTCATTATTGCAGCCTGATTCCATCAACGTAGAATAGCTCATTATTGGCGACTCTTCACAAATCAAATCTGGTGGAACGATTAATGGAAAGTATCCTGTCA from Bacteroidales bacterium includes the following:
- a CDS encoding NAD(P)/FAD-dependent oxidoreductase, with translation MKKKVIIIGGGISGLSTGSYLQMNGFDTEIYELHDIPGGVCTTWKRKNYLVDLCVHWFVGSRNVVDYYKVWQELLPMDKLKFVDHDVFLKVSDENKNFINIYSNIDKLEKELLEKAPEDIEVINKIIYFARKCKKLDFEVLKAPNLLSFFEKTIMFLKLAPFAVLMTKYGGKTIRNFADQCKNPLLKKTLMSFFLPDSSILFLAITLGWIDKRCAGYPIGGSQNISNLLEKRFTELEGKIYYKSRVNKILVKDNKAYGIILANGTEINADIVISCGDGYDTIYNMLEGKYTDEKIDKFYREFQLFPSHVFIAYGVSRKIVTEEINMTQIFAKKPFTVDDKTECNSIMVRVFNFDPTLNGEENTTISVSVGTDNYEYWNNLYQNDREKYNKEKTRVSDIVLDILDDYYGNIKANVKMVDISTPVTVKRYTNNWKGSFEGWYPTPQVILTQFPKTLPGLDNFYLISQWTNQGGGICQCAVSGRNITQTLCKSEKIKFTTTLISS
- a CDS encoding 4'-phosphopantetheinyl transferase superfamily protein is translated as MTGYFPLIVPPDLICEESPIMSYSTLMESGCNNEIHPKESDLISGESTKRQNEFITGRICARRALKNLQIYNFPILFNEHKLPLFPSTVKGSIAHTSSYCAVVLGLNFKYKSIGIDIEHISKMKSRYFNTLCTNEELLFLKKYSEQEQMEKATILFSAKEAFYKLQFQITQKMLFFKDVCCSILDDNTFSIRLYKQLDKQFYYNATFAGLYYISNEMIFTALHLEVD